From the Montipora capricornis isolate CH-2021 chromosome 2, ASM3666992v2, whole genome shotgun sequence genome, one window contains:
- the LOC138018720 gene encoding ras GTPase-activating protein nGAP-like isoform X1 has protein sequence MKSLLPAVSCKGGFSNLSPPPIARWRSQETLDSKMKTTTDSVDLSISGHVTVRPIHPSILSRQHCFQVTTPHETKYFSCRSSNELEKWVVSIKKSIQPTRDIQYRTDIGLTVWIVEAKGLTDKPKRRFFCELYFDKAIYAKTSSKTKSDLLFWGENFAFNDLPEVKTITVQIYKEVDGKNKKEKRKPVASVDVPVDSLEIGVEVEKWFPVTMESNKTNGGESPSIRLRFKYQKVSILPVKCYNELLEYLKRNYMTLCQALEPVVSVKLKDEISRVLLRILQANGKATEFLASIVLEEVTNLEDENLVFRGNSFATKAMDSYMKMIGESYLQETLGDFVQSVYEFEDDCEVDPSKKTTGSIEANKKNLKTFVEKVWTLIMCSSCFFPSDLRATFHEFHRWREGVSDDLSTKLISGSIFLRFLCPAILSPSLFHLVQEYPDEKTSRALTLIAKVMQNLANFTRFGGKEEYMGFMNGFVEKEFVNMRRFIDDISQQSRSDTCENQFDGIIDCGRELALMYSILKDVTSKMNQDAAEALRPLQFVLKSLQETYHDSERNFVIGNESLVAHRKWASSSDLVTDQDKSNITLTPVSQIRIMKSPKRAQNSLDDSSQDASLFYNGSTPTAKTPERLTVSRYDKSILSPISDVDPPVSSPRKHDLQSSLRRRSYRRAINESGSNNSIECGKDSSENGLISKKTLDSPRRSLKEGPLIVSSVDGGTPGDSRVIYKGDTGPKRISRTLPASRRRDNKEGIDVPVDTKSPVITDQSRTASLERQSSPKPHPLATSDCLRRSSGEKDASFLSSSPQSCRRSSRTSNNSAKFLNPDHVARSSSRTSSSSSGSDESWHSVASSVEGGRGRRRVRKMTRSPSPEDSGVGTETIWERMAPKAEPEDFVNGYDLVSPKTAAEYEKELTNLREELLETKRTLASTHEQLILQESSTHKLVASFKERLAESENALQQLREEKDQEMKELLDRLVSVESELRKEQKEMQEVIQAKQVIIEAQERRIKSVDSNNAKLIATLNQIGGSRNNNNNKLLNYPSSDL, from the exons ATGAAATCGTTATTGCCAGCTGTTTCATGCAAGGG CGGCTTTTCAAACTTAAGTCCACCGCCTATCGCAAGATGGAGGTCACAAGAAACACTGGATAGCAAGATGAAAACAACAACT GATAGCGTGGACTTGTCGATCAGTGGTCACGTGACAGTTCGGCCCATCCATCCCAGCATTCTCTCGAGGCAGCACTGTTTCCAAGTAACCACGCCTCATGAGACCAAGTATTTCTCATGCCGAAGTTCCAATGAGCTTGAAAAATGGGTTGTGAG CATCAAGAAATCTATCCAACCGACAAGAGACATACAATACAGGACCGACATTGGTTTAACGGTGTGGATTGTCGAGGCCAAGGGACTCACGGACAAACCAAAACGGCG GTTTTTCTGCGAGCTGTATTTCGATAAAGCCATCTACGCTAAGACATCTTCAAAGACAAAGTCAGATCTTTTATTCTGGGGAGAAAATTTTGCCTTCAA TGATTTACCCGAAGTAAAGACTATAACGGTACAAATTTACAAGGAAGTCGACGgcaagaacaagaaagaaaagagaaagccTGTTG CATCTGTAGATGTACCAGTTGACTCATTGGAAATTGGAGTTGAAGTGGAAAAATGGTTCCCGGTTACAATGGAAAGTAACAAAACCAATGGTGGAGAGTCACCCAGCATCAGACTGCGATTTAAATATCag AAAGTTTCCATTCTCCCTGTCAAGTGCTATAATGAACTTCTGGAG TATCTAAAACGTAACTACATGACATTGTGCCAAGCATTGGAACCAGTGGTCAGCGTGAAACTAAAG GACGAGATCTCTCGGGTGCTCTTGAGAATTCTACAGGCTAATGGGAAAGCAACGGAATTTCTTGCAAGTATAGTGCTTGAAGAAGTAACAAATTTGG AAGATGAAAATCTTGTGTTTCGTGGTAATTCCTTTGCTACAAAAGCTATGGATTCCTATATGAAGATGATAGGTGAATCG TATTTGCAGGAGACACTGGGAGATTTTGTTCAGTCTGTTTACGAATTTGAGGACGATTGTGAG GTCGATCCATCTAAAAAGACGACTGGAAGTATCGAAGCTAACAAAAAGaacctaaaaacgtttgttgaAAAGGTCTGGACCCTGATAATGTGCTCATCCTGTTTCTTTCCCAG TGATCTCCGAGCAACGTTTCACGAGTTTCATCGTTGGCGGGAAGGAGTTAGCGACGATTTGAGCACAAAACTAATCAG TGGTTCCATCTTCTTGCGATTTTTGTGTCCTGCCATTTTATCTCCCAGCCTGTTTCATCTAGTGCAAG AATATCCAGATGAGAAAACATCGAGAGCGTTGACGCTGATTGCCAAGGTGATGCAGAATCTTGCCAACTTCACGAG GTTCGGTGGAAAAGAAGAATATATGGGTTTTATGAACGGATTTGTGGAAAAAGAGTTCGTAAATATGAGAAGATTTATCGATGACATATCA CAACAATCAAGATCGGACACTTGTGAAAACCAGTTTGACGGAATTATTGACTGCGGCCGAGAACTCGCCCTCATGTACTCCATCTTAAAAGATGTCACCAGCAAGATGAACCAG GATGCTGCAGAAGCCCTTCGCCCTCTCCAGTTTGTACTCAAGTCCCTACAAGAGACATACCACGATTCTGAAAGGAATTTTGTCATTGGAAATGAAAGTCTAGTGGCACATCGGAAATGGGCGTCATCCTCTGACCTAGTTACTGATCAGGACAAGAGCAACATCACTCTTACCCCGGTGTCACAAATAAGGATCATGAAGTCACCAAAGAGAGCGCAGAATTCCTTGGACGATAGTTCGCAAGACGCTAGTCTATTCTACAACGGTAGCACACCGACTGCGAAGACCCCTGAACGTTTGACGGTATCGCGCTACGATAAATCGATTCTCTCGCCTATTTCCGATGTTGATCCTCCAGTTTCCTCACCCAGGAAGCATGATTTACAAAGCAGCCTCAGGCGGCGCTCGTATCGGAGAGCTATCAACGAAAGCGGTAGTAACAATTCGATCGAATGTGGCAAAGATTCTTCTGAAAACGGGTTGATAAGCAAGAAAACGTTGGATTCACCTCGTCGGTCTCTCAAAGAGGGACCTCTTATTGTTTCAAGTGTGGATGGCGGGACGCCAGGTGACAGTCGGGTAATTTACAAGGGAGATACTGGACCAAAACGAATTTCCAGGACACTTCCTGCCTCGCGCCGACGAGATAATAAAGAAGGAATTGATGTTCCGGTAGACACTAAATCTCCAGTTATAACAGATCAGTCTCGAACGGCATCTCTTGAAAGACAGTCCTCGCCTAAACCACATCCGCTTGCAACAAGTGACTGTCTAAGAAGGTCATCTGGAGAAAAGGATGCTTCTTTTTTGTCTTCATCTCCCCAATCTTGTCGCAGGTCATCACGCACGAGCAACAACTCAGCCAAGTTCTTGAATCCTGATCATGTAGCTCGCAGTTCATCGCGGACTAGCAGCAGCTCTAGTGGTAGTGACGAGAGTTGGCACAGCGTAGCAAGCAGCGTGGAAGGTGGCCGAGGCAGAAGAAGGGTGCGGAAGATGACACGTTCACCGAGTCCTGAGGACAGCGGAGTTGGAACCGA AACAATTTGGGAAAGGATGGCGCCTAAAGCAGAGCCCGAAGACTTTGTGAACGGTTACGACCTTGTGTCTCCCAAGACTGCAGCTGAG TACGAAAAAGAGCTCACCAATCTTCGCGAGGAACTGCTGGAGACAAAGAGGACTCTAGCCTCAACCCACGAACAGTTGATTTTGCAAGAGTCCAGCACACACAAACTCGTAGCGTCCTTCAAAGAAAGGCTAGCAGAAAGCGAAAATGCCTTGCAACAGTTGagagaagaaaaagatcaagaaatGAAGGAACTTCTTGATCGGTTGGTAAGCGTGGAATCTGAATTGCGAAAAGAACAGAAAGAGATGCAAGAAGTGATCCAAGCCAAACAGGTCATCATCGAAGCCCAAGAAAGAAGAATCAAGTCGGTTGACTCGAACAATGCTAAGTTAATTGCCACCTTAAATCAGATTGGGGGGTCAagaaacaacaataacaacaaattGTTGAATTATCCCAGTAGTGACCTCTAG
- the LOC138018720 gene encoding ras GTPase-activating protein nGAP-like isoform X2: MKTTTDSVDLSISGHVTVRPIHPSILSRQHCFQVTTPHETKYFSCRSSNELEKWVVSIKKSIQPTRDIQYRTDIGLTVWIVEAKGLTDKPKRRFFCELYFDKAIYAKTSSKTKSDLLFWGENFAFNDLPEVKTITVQIYKEVDGKNKKEKRKPVASVDVPVDSLEIGVEVEKWFPVTMESNKTNGGESPSIRLRFKYQKVSILPVKCYNELLEYLKRNYMTLCQALEPVVSVKLKDEISRVLLRILQANGKATEFLASIVLEEVTNLEDENLVFRGNSFATKAMDSYMKMIGESYLQETLGDFVQSVYEFEDDCEVDPSKKTTGSIEANKKNLKTFVEKVWTLIMCSSCFFPSDLRATFHEFHRWREGVSDDLSTKLISGSIFLRFLCPAILSPSLFHLVQEYPDEKTSRALTLIAKVMQNLANFTRFGGKEEYMGFMNGFVEKEFVNMRRFIDDISQQSRSDTCENQFDGIIDCGRELALMYSILKDVTSKMNQDAAEALRPLQFVLKSLQETYHDSERNFVIGNESLVAHRKWASSSDLVTDQDKSNITLTPVSQIRIMKSPKRAQNSLDDSSQDASLFYNGSTPTAKTPERLTVSRYDKSILSPISDVDPPVSSPRKHDLQSSLRRRSYRRAINESGSNNSIECGKDSSENGLISKKTLDSPRRSLKEGPLIVSSVDGGTPGDSRVIYKGDTGPKRISRTLPASRRRDNKEGIDVPVDTKSPVITDQSRTASLERQSSPKPHPLATSDCLRRSSGEKDASFLSSSPQSCRRSSRTSNNSAKFLNPDHVARSSSRTSSSSSGSDESWHSVASSVEGGRGRRRVRKMTRSPSPEDSGVGTETIWERMAPKAEPEDFVNGYDLVSPKTAAEYEKELTNLREELLETKRTLASTHEQLILQESSTHKLVASFKERLAESENALQQLREEKDQEMKELLDRLVSVESELRKEQKEMQEVIQAKQVIIEAQERRIKSVDSNNAKLIATLNQIGGSRNNNNNKLLNYPSSDL, encoded by the exons ATGAAAACAACAACT GATAGCGTGGACTTGTCGATCAGTGGTCACGTGACAGTTCGGCCCATCCATCCCAGCATTCTCTCGAGGCAGCACTGTTTCCAAGTAACCACGCCTCATGAGACCAAGTATTTCTCATGCCGAAGTTCCAATGAGCTTGAAAAATGGGTTGTGAG CATCAAGAAATCTATCCAACCGACAAGAGACATACAATACAGGACCGACATTGGTTTAACGGTGTGGATTGTCGAGGCCAAGGGACTCACGGACAAACCAAAACGGCG GTTTTTCTGCGAGCTGTATTTCGATAAAGCCATCTACGCTAAGACATCTTCAAAGACAAAGTCAGATCTTTTATTCTGGGGAGAAAATTTTGCCTTCAA TGATTTACCCGAAGTAAAGACTATAACGGTACAAATTTACAAGGAAGTCGACGgcaagaacaagaaagaaaagagaaagccTGTTG CATCTGTAGATGTACCAGTTGACTCATTGGAAATTGGAGTTGAAGTGGAAAAATGGTTCCCGGTTACAATGGAAAGTAACAAAACCAATGGTGGAGAGTCACCCAGCATCAGACTGCGATTTAAATATCag AAAGTTTCCATTCTCCCTGTCAAGTGCTATAATGAACTTCTGGAG TATCTAAAACGTAACTACATGACATTGTGCCAAGCATTGGAACCAGTGGTCAGCGTGAAACTAAAG GACGAGATCTCTCGGGTGCTCTTGAGAATTCTACAGGCTAATGGGAAAGCAACGGAATTTCTTGCAAGTATAGTGCTTGAAGAAGTAACAAATTTGG AAGATGAAAATCTTGTGTTTCGTGGTAATTCCTTTGCTACAAAAGCTATGGATTCCTATATGAAGATGATAGGTGAATCG TATTTGCAGGAGACACTGGGAGATTTTGTTCAGTCTGTTTACGAATTTGAGGACGATTGTGAG GTCGATCCATCTAAAAAGACGACTGGAAGTATCGAAGCTAACAAAAAGaacctaaaaacgtttgttgaAAAGGTCTGGACCCTGATAATGTGCTCATCCTGTTTCTTTCCCAG TGATCTCCGAGCAACGTTTCACGAGTTTCATCGTTGGCGGGAAGGAGTTAGCGACGATTTGAGCACAAAACTAATCAG TGGTTCCATCTTCTTGCGATTTTTGTGTCCTGCCATTTTATCTCCCAGCCTGTTTCATCTAGTGCAAG AATATCCAGATGAGAAAACATCGAGAGCGTTGACGCTGATTGCCAAGGTGATGCAGAATCTTGCCAACTTCACGAG GTTCGGTGGAAAAGAAGAATATATGGGTTTTATGAACGGATTTGTGGAAAAAGAGTTCGTAAATATGAGAAGATTTATCGATGACATATCA CAACAATCAAGATCGGACACTTGTGAAAACCAGTTTGACGGAATTATTGACTGCGGCCGAGAACTCGCCCTCATGTACTCCATCTTAAAAGATGTCACCAGCAAGATGAACCAG GATGCTGCAGAAGCCCTTCGCCCTCTCCAGTTTGTACTCAAGTCCCTACAAGAGACATACCACGATTCTGAAAGGAATTTTGTCATTGGAAATGAAAGTCTAGTGGCACATCGGAAATGGGCGTCATCCTCTGACCTAGTTACTGATCAGGACAAGAGCAACATCACTCTTACCCCGGTGTCACAAATAAGGATCATGAAGTCACCAAAGAGAGCGCAGAATTCCTTGGACGATAGTTCGCAAGACGCTAGTCTATTCTACAACGGTAGCACACCGACTGCGAAGACCCCTGAACGTTTGACGGTATCGCGCTACGATAAATCGATTCTCTCGCCTATTTCCGATGTTGATCCTCCAGTTTCCTCACCCAGGAAGCATGATTTACAAAGCAGCCTCAGGCGGCGCTCGTATCGGAGAGCTATCAACGAAAGCGGTAGTAACAATTCGATCGAATGTGGCAAAGATTCTTCTGAAAACGGGTTGATAAGCAAGAAAACGTTGGATTCACCTCGTCGGTCTCTCAAAGAGGGACCTCTTATTGTTTCAAGTGTGGATGGCGGGACGCCAGGTGACAGTCGGGTAATTTACAAGGGAGATACTGGACCAAAACGAATTTCCAGGACACTTCCTGCCTCGCGCCGACGAGATAATAAAGAAGGAATTGATGTTCCGGTAGACACTAAATCTCCAGTTATAACAGATCAGTCTCGAACGGCATCTCTTGAAAGACAGTCCTCGCCTAAACCACATCCGCTTGCAACAAGTGACTGTCTAAGAAGGTCATCTGGAGAAAAGGATGCTTCTTTTTTGTCTTCATCTCCCCAATCTTGTCGCAGGTCATCACGCACGAGCAACAACTCAGCCAAGTTCTTGAATCCTGATCATGTAGCTCGCAGTTCATCGCGGACTAGCAGCAGCTCTAGTGGTAGTGACGAGAGTTGGCACAGCGTAGCAAGCAGCGTGGAAGGTGGCCGAGGCAGAAGAAGGGTGCGGAAGATGACACGTTCACCGAGTCCTGAGGACAGCGGAGTTGGAACCGA AACAATTTGGGAAAGGATGGCGCCTAAAGCAGAGCCCGAAGACTTTGTGAACGGTTACGACCTTGTGTCTCCCAAGACTGCAGCTGAG TACGAAAAAGAGCTCACCAATCTTCGCGAGGAACTGCTGGAGACAAAGAGGACTCTAGCCTCAACCCACGAACAGTTGATTTTGCAAGAGTCCAGCACACACAAACTCGTAGCGTCCTTCAAAGAAAGGCTAGCAGAAAGCGAAAATGCCTTGCAACAGTTGagagaagaaaaagatcaagaaatGAAGGAACTTCTTGATCGGTTGGTAAGCGTGGAATCTGAATTGCGAAAAGAACAGAAAGAGATGCAAGAAGTGATCCAAGCCAAACAGGTCATCATCGAAGCCCAAGAAAGAAGAATCAAGTCGGTTGACTCGAACAATGCTAAGTTAATTGCCACCTTAAATCAGATTGGGGGGTCAagaaacaacaataacaacaaattGTTGAATTATCCCAGTAGTGACCTCTAG